In Oceanibaculum nanhaiense, the following proteins share a genomic window:
- a CDS encoding uracil-DNA glycosylase family protein, with protein sequence MVGEPLPALLREISACRLCEAHLPLGPRPVIRAAASARILVIGQAPGTKVHRTGIPFNDPSGDRLRDWMGINRDIFYDEARIAIMPMGLCYPGRNARGGDAPPRPECAPLWHHRVLALLPEIELTLLIGAYAQARYLGEKREKTLAGTVARWREFGPAFIPTPHPSPRNRNWLKTHPWFEAEVVPEIRRRVRALFS encoded by the coding sequence ATGGTAGGCGAACCCCTTCCGGCGCTGCTGCGGGAGATATCCGCCTGCCGGCTGTGTGAAGCGCATCTGCCGCTGGGGCCGCGCCCGGTGATCCGCGCGGCGGCGAGTGCCCGCATCCTGGTGATCGGCCAGGCGCCGGGCACGAAGGTGCACAGGACCGGCATCCCGTTCAACGACCCCAGCGGCGACCGGCTGCGCGACTGGATGGGGATCAACCGCGACATCTTCTATGACGAGGCGCGCATCGCCATCATGCCGATGGGGCTGTGCTATCCGGGCCGCAATGCGCGCGGCGGCGATGCACCGCCCCGGCCGGAATGCGCGCCGCTGTGGCATCACCGGGTGCTGGCCCTGCTGCCGGAGATCGAGCTGACGCTGCTGATCGGCGCCTATGCGCAGGCCCGCTATCTGGGCGAGAAGCGGGAGAAAACCCTGGCCGGCACGGTGGCGCGCTGGCGCGAGTTCGGCCCCGCCTTCATCCCGACGCCGCACCCCAGCCCGCGCAACCGCAACTGGCTGAAGACCCACCCCTGGTTCGAGGCTGAGGTGGTGCCGGAGATCAGACGCCGGGTGCGGGCGTTATTTTCATAA
- a CDS encoding OmpA family protein, with product MAFYPSVKLLFAGAAVLLVAACGTTDIDQVRTTQPAGASPFNVALTNEYRELAVYEADKMYDWPDAGTWARKGLAASNNQLVLPEQVGDWNVPADKVGELTTARQRLVTALDSSARTKLPADAARAQAMFDCWAEQQEENWQFDHIAACRKGFMDAMQRVDEGMNPPKAAAPAPTGTPAPAGPYTVYFAFDSATLSAEGLRIVRTAADTARSEKAPIGVVGHADAAGASDYNMNLSLRRANAVRDALIADGIPVSRITASGQGEGDLAVPTADGVREQRNRRVVVLFR from the coding sequence ATGGCTTTCTATCCGTCCGTTAAACTTCTGTTCGCAGGAGCCGCTGTTCTGCTGGTCGCCGCATGCGGCACCACAGACATCGACCAGGTCCGCACCACGCAGCCGGCCGGCGCATCGCCCTTCAACGTCGCGCTGACCAACGAATATCGTGAGCTGGCGGTGTACGAGGCCGACAAGATGTATGACTGGCCCGATGCCGGGACCTGGGCGCGGAAAGGTCTTGCCGCCTCCAACAACCAGCTCGTGCTGCCCGAGCAGGTCGGCGACTGGAACGTTCCCGCCGACAAGGTTGGTGAGCTGACGACCGCTCGCCAGCGTCTGGTCACCGCGCTGGACAGCAGCGCCCGCACCAAGCTGCCGGCCGATGCCGCACGGGCCCAGGCCATGTTCGACTGCTGGGCCGAGCAGCAGGAGGAGAACTGGCAGTTCGACCATATCGCCGCCTGCCGCAAGGGCTTCATGGATGCGATGCAGAGGGTCGACGAGGGCATGAACCCGCCCAAGGCCGCTGCTCCGGCGCCGACCGGCACCCCGGCTCCCGCCGGCCCGTACACGGTCTATTTCGCCTTCGACAGCGCGACCCTGTCGGCTGAGGGGCTGCGCATCGTGCGTACCGCCGCCGACACCGCGCGTTCCGAGAAGGCGCCGATCGGTGTGGTCGGTCATGCTGATGCCGCCGGTGCGTCGGACTACAACATGAACCTCTCGCTGCGCCGCGCCAATGCGGTTCGCGATGCGCTGATCGCCGATGGTATCCCGGTCAGCCGGATCACCGCCAGCGGCCAGGGCGAGGGTGACCTTGCCGTGCCGACCGCCGATGGTGTGCGCGAACAGCGTAACCGCCGCGTGGTCGTCCTGTTCCGCTAA
- a CDS encoding ABC transporter permease: MSGAMTNKGDKPVARFGDGLKRALDSDIFHSFLKSPVTIVASIVTLVMILASVFAPLVAPHDPFDVATLNLLDSELPPFWAAEGDARYLLGTDNLGRDVFSTILYGSRVSLLVGFTSVVLSMVIGIALGLIAGYKGGLIDAFIMRVAEIQLSFPTILVALLINGIMRGVLPPSQHAELTILVLVLSIGLSNWVQFARTVRASTLVERNKEYVLAARLIGVKPFFVMLRHVLPNVMGPILVIATLGLAGAVLTEATLSFLGVGVPPTEPSLGTLINVGSDYLFSGAWWITIFPGAALAILVLAVNLVGDWLRDALNPKLR; encoded by the coding sequence ATGAGCGGCGCGATGACGAACAAGGGCGACAAGCCCGTGGCGCGATTCGGCGATGGCCTGAAGCGCGCGCTGGACAGCGACATCTTCCACAGTTTCCTGAAATCGCCGGTGACCATCGTCGCCAGCATCGTCACGCTGGTGATGATCCTGGCCTCGGTGTTCGCGCCGCTGGTGGCGCCGCACGATCCGTTCGACGTGGCGACGCTGAACCTGCTGGATTCCGAGCTGCCGCCATTCTGGGCTGCCGAGGGCGATGCGCGCTATCTGCTGGGCACCGACAATCTCGGCCGTGACGTGTTCTCCACCATCCTCTATGGCAGCCGCGTCTCGCTGCTGGTCGGCTTCACCAGCGTCGTGCTGTCGATGGTCATCGGCATCGCGCTGGGCCTGATCGCCGGCTACAAGGGCGGGTTGATCGATGCCTTCATCATGCGTGTGGCGGAAATCCAGCTCTCCTTCCCGACCATTCTGGTGGCGCTGCTGATCAACGGCATCATGCGCGGCGTGCTGCCGCCGTCACAGCATGCCGAGCTGACGATCCTGGTGCTGGTGCTGTCCATCGGCCTGTCGAACTGGGTGCAGTTCGCGCGTACCGTGCGCGCCTCGACGCTGGTCGAGCGCAACAAGGAATATGTGCTGGCGGCCCGGCTGATCGGCGTGAAGCCGTTCTTCGTCATGCTGCGCCATGTGCTGCCGAACGTGATGGGGCCGATCCTGGTCATCGCCACGCTGGGCCTTGCCGGCGCGGTGCTGACCGAGGCGACGCTGTCCTTCCTGGGTGTCGGCGTGCCGCCGACCGAACCGTCGCTGGGCACGCTGATCAATGTCGGCAGCGACTATCTGTTCTCCGGCGCCTGGTGGATCACGATCTTCCCCGGTGCTGCCCTCGCGATCCTAGTGCTGGCCGTGAATCTGGTCGGCGACTGGCTGCGCGACGCCCTTAACCCGAAGCTGAGGTAA
- a CDS encoding universal stress protein, with the protein MYKDILLPIDLNQDSSWKSALPVAIEHARAFGTRLHVMTVVPDFGMTMVGQFFPKGFEKKAVEACHSKLRAFIDTEIPKDIPTQCIVAEGTVYERILELAKKLKIDLIVLAAHRPELKDYLLGPNAARVVRHAACSVLVVRE; encoded by the coding sequence ATGTACAAGGACATATTGCTGCCGATCGACCTGAACCAGGACAGTTCCTGGAAATCGGCGCTGCCGGTGGCCATCGAACATGCCCGCGCCTTCGGCACGCGGCTGCATGTGATGACCGTGGTGCCAGATTTCGGCATGACCATGGTCGGCCAGTTCTTCCCCAAGGGCTTCGAGAAGAAGGCGGTGGAGGCCTGCCACAGCAAACTGCGCGCCTTCATCGATACGGAGATTCCAAAGGACATCCCGACCCAGTGCATTGTCGCCGAGGGTACGGTGTATGAACGCATCCTGGAGCTTGCGAAGAAGCTGAAGATCGACCTGATCGTGCTGGCCGCGCACCGGCCGGAGCTGAAGGACTACCTGCTCGGCCCCAACGCGGCGCGCGTGGTGCGCCACGCCGCCTGCTCGGTGCTGGTGGTCAGGGAGTAG
- a CDS encoding ABC transporter permease codes for MLKFIAGRLMQSVFVMLFVGAIAFTLFQFVGDPINQMVGEDATQAEREELRERLGLNDPLIVQFGRFAGNMATGDFGFSYQHKRPVIDLIAERLPATLELAGLSIILALLVGIPMGVYTGLHRYGVLSKIFMTLSLIGVSLPTFLIGILFIYLFSVILGWLPSFGRGQVVDIGGWTTGFLTLSGWKAVILPATTLALFQMTLVMRLVRAEMLEVMRTDYIKFARARGIANRAVQFRHALKNTLVPVITIIGLQLGTVIAFAIITETVFQWPGMGRLFLQGIQSVDIPIMSAYLVMIAFFFVVINLIVDILYYVVDPRLRIDSAKGAN; via the coding sequence ATGCTAAAATTCATCGCCGGACGGCTCATGCAGTCCGTGTTCGTGATGCTCTTCGTCGGTGCGATCGCCTTCACGCTGTTCCAGTTCGTGGGCGATCCGATCAACCAGATGGTCGGCGAGGACGCAACCCAGGCCGAGCGCGAGGAGCTGCGCGAGCGGCTGGGCCTGAATGACCCGCTGATTGTCCAGTTCGGCCGTTTTGCCGGCAATATGGCGACCGGCGATTTCGGCTTTTCCTATCAGCACAAGCGCCCTGTGATCGACCTGATCGCGGAGCGGCTGCCGGCGACGCTGGAGCTGGCCGGCCTGTCCATCATACTGGCGCTGCTGGTCGGCATCCCGATGGGCGTCTATACCGGCCTGCACCGCTATGGTGTGCTATCCAAGATATTCATGACGCTGTCGCTGATCGGCGTCTCGCTGCCGACCTTCCTGATCGGCATCCTGTTCATCTACCTGTTCTCGGTCATCCTCGGCTGGCTGCCTTCCTTCGGGCGCGGCCAGGTGGTCGATATCGGCGGCTGGACCACCGGTTTCCTGACCTTGTCGGGCTGGAAGGCGGTCATCCTGCCGGCGACCACGCTGGCGCTGTTCCAGATGACGCTGGTGATGCGCCTGGTGCGCGCCGAGATGCTGGAGGTGATGCGCACCGACTATATCAAGTTCGCGCGCGCCCGCGGCATCGCCAACCGGGCGGTGCAGTTCCGCCACGCGCTGAAGAACACGCTGGTGCCGGTCATCACCATCATCGGCCTGCAGCTGGGCACGGTCATCGCCTTCGCCATCATCACCGAGACGGTGTTCCAGTGGCCGGGCATGGGGCGGCTGTTCCTGCAGGGCATCCAGTCCGTCGATATCCCGATCATGTCGGCCTATCTGGTGATGATCGCCTTCTTCTTCGTGGTCATTAACCTGATCGTCGATATCCTCTATTACGTGGTCGATCCGCGCCTGCGCATCGACAGTGCGAAGGGTGCCAACTGA
- the thpR gene encoding RNA 2',3'-cyclic phosphodiesterase: MIRLFVAIPLPPDLRQRLALMGGGIPGAKWVAPENLHLTLRFIGEVDEGQMADIDTALLGVVAPRFDLTLAGIGHWETKGKATALWAGVEKSPELLHLHDRVEAALVRAGLPPEPRKFAPHVTLARLKKPPADRVGDFLRGHGLFRAPPVAVEEFALYSSTLTAAGPLYREEAFYPLSPNALTGQ; the protein is encoded by the coding sequence ATGATCCGCCTGTTCGTCGCCATCCCCCTGCCGCCCGATCTGCGCCAGCGTCTGGCCCTGATGGGCGGCGGCATTCCGGGTGCGAAATGGGTGGCGCCGGAGAATCTGCATCTCACCCTGCGCTTCATCGGCGAGGTCGATGAGGGCCAGATGGCGGATATCGATACGGCGCTGCTGGGCGTGGTGGCGCCGCGCTTCGATCTGACGCTGGCCGGCATCGGCCATTGGGAGACCAAGGGCAAGGCCACCGCGCTGTGGGCGGGGGTCGAGAAATCGCCGGAACTGCTGCACCTGCACGACCGGGTGGAGGCGGCGCTGGTGCGTGCCGGCCTGCCGCCGGAACCGCGCAAATTCGCCCCGCATGTGACGCTGGCGCGGCTGAAGAAACCGCCGGCCGACCGCGTCGGCGATTTCCTGCGCGGGCATGGGCTGTTCCGTGCGCCGCCCGTCGCGGTGGAAGAATTCGCGCTCTATTCCAGCACCCTCACCGCCGCCGGCCCGCTCTACCGGGAAGAAGCGTTCTATCCGCTGTCACCTAATGCACTGACAGGGCAGTAG
- the cobB gene encoding Sir2 family NAD+-dependent deacetylase has protein sequence MAESIVILTGAGISKESGLDTFRDADGIWSRVRIEDVATPQAFHDNPVRVHDFYNARRKQLLDSDIQPNPAHLALARLQRDWPGEVLLVTQNIDDLHERGGSQDVLHMHGELLKARCTHCHIVAAWRQPISVGTACPSCGHAAGLRPHVVWFGEMPLEMERIYSALDACGLFVSIGTSGNVYPAAGFVAEVSRNGHAHTVELNLEPSSGTSLFDEAIHGPASEIVPAFVERVLKDGW, from the coding sequence ATGGCTGAATCCATCGTTATCCTGACCGGGGCCGGCATCTCCAAGGAATCCGGCCTCGACACTTTCCGCGACGCGGACGGCATCTGGTCGCGCGTGCGCATCGAGGATGTCGCCACGCCGCAGGCCTTCCACGACAATCCGGTGCGGGTCCATGATTTCTACAATGCCCGCCGCAAGCAGCTGCTGGACTCCGACATCCAGCCCAACCCGGCGCATCTGGCGCTGGCGCGGCTGCAGCGCGACTGGCCGGGCGAGGTGCTGCTGGTCACCCAGAATATCGACGATCTGCACGAGCGCGGCGGCAGCCAAGATGTGCTGCACATGCATGGCGAGCTGCTGAAGGCGCGCTGCACCCATTGCCATATCGTGGCGGCGTGGCGCCAGCCGATCAGCGTCGGTACCGCCTGTCCGTCCTGCGGCCATGCGGCGGGCCTGCGCCCGCATGTCGTGTGGTTCGGCGAGATGCCGCTGGAGATGGAGCGCATCTACAGTGCGCTGGATGCCTGCGGGCTGTTCGTCTCCATCGGCACCTCGGGCAATGTCTATCCGGCGGCGGGCTTCGTCGCGGAGGTGAGCCGGAACGGCCATGCCCATACGGTGGAGCTGAATCTGGAGCCGTCATCCGGCACCAGCCTGTTCGACGAGGCGATCCACGGCCCGGCCAGCGAGATCGTCCCCGCCTTCGTGGAGCGGGTGCTGAAAGACGGATGGTAG
- a CDS encoding ABC transporter substrate-binding protein — MRIVKIMLAALVLAAGIGTAQALDAKADTWTDTLAKARGQTVYWNAWAGDERINAYIQWVGTRVQAEHGVTLRHVKLADTAEAVSRVLAEKTAGRSEGGSVDLIWINGENFAAMKRGQMLYGPFTDRLPNFKLVDTKGKPTTLVDFTIPTEGLESPWGMAQFVFMMDSARVKNPPKSIPALLDWAKANPGRFSYPAPPDFIGSTFLKQALVELTPDRAMLQKPVDEAGFAAATAPLWAWLEALHPHLWREGAAFPKGSPVLRQMLDDGAVDMALSFYPGEASSLIAEGKLPQSVRTFVLEGGTIGNTHFVAIPFNANAKEGAMAVANFLLSPEAQARKQDPAYWGDGTVLDLAALPAADKARFEAIELGVATLSPQALGTALPEPHPSWMTRIEEEWLTRYSR, encoded by the coding sequence ATGCGTATCGTGAAAATCATGCTGGCCGCGCTGGTACTGGCCGCCGGCATCGGCACTGCGCAGGCCCTCGATGCGAAGGCCGACACCTGGACCGACACGCTCGCCAAGGCGCGCGGCCAGACCGTCTATTGGAATGCCTGGGCCGGCGACGAGCGCATCAACGCCTATATCCAGTGGGTCGGCACGCGCGTGCAGGCCGAGCATGGCGTGACGCTGCGCCATGTGAAGCTGGCCGACACGGCGGAGGCAGTCTCCCGCGTGCTGGCGGAAAAGACCGCCGGGCGCAGCGAGGGCGGCTCGGTCGATCTGATCTGGATCAATGGCGAGAATTTCGCCGCCATGAAGCGCGGCCAGATGCTGTATGGCCCGTTCACCGACAGGCTGCCCAATTTCAAGCTGGTGGATACGAAAGGCAAGCCGACCACGCTGGTCGATTTCACCATCCCGACCGAGGGGCTGGAATCGCCCTGGGGCATGGCACAGTTCGTCTTCATGATGGACAGCGCGCGGGTGAAGAACCCGCCGAAGAGCATCCCCGCCCTGCTGGACTGGGCGAAAGCCAATCCCGGCCGCTTCAGCTACCCCGCCCCGCCGGACTTCATCGGCTCCACCTTCCTGAAGCAGGCGCTGGTCGAGCTGACGCCGGATCGCGCGATGCTGCAGAAGCCCGTGGATGAAGCCGGCTTCGCCGCCGCGACCGCACCGCTCTGGGCCTGGCTGGAGGCGCTGCATCCGCATCTCTGGCGCGAGGGTGCGGCCTTCCCGAAGGGCAGTCCGGTCCTGCGCCAGATGCTGGACGATGGCGCGGTGGACATGGCGCTGTCCTTCTATCCGGGCGAGGCCTCCTCGCTGATCGCCGAGGGCAAGCTGCCGCAGAGCGTGCGCACCTTCGTGCTGGAGGGCGGCACCATCGGCAACACGCATTTCGTCGCCATCCCGTTCAATGCCAATGCGAAGGAAGGCGCTATGGCGGTCGCCAATTTCCTGCTGTCGCCGGAGGCGCAGGCCCGCAAGCAGGACCCGGCCTATTGGGGCGACGGCACGGTGCTGGACCTGGCCGCCCTGCCCGCCGCTGACAAGGCGCGCTTCGAGGCGATCGAGCTGGGCGTCGCCACCCTGTCGCCGCAAGCGCTGGGCACCGCCCTGCCCGAACCGCATCCCAGCTGGATGACGCGGATCGAGGAGGAATGGCTGACGCGCTACAGCCGTTAG
- a CDS encoding ABC transporter ATP-binding protein codes for MALLNIKGMRIEFPSRRGTVEAVKGIDLTVNGGEIVGVVGESGAGKSTIGNAVIGLLEAPGRMTGGEVELHGERIDQLPFQAMQKIRGRKIGMIFQDPLTSLNPLFTVGQQLVETVRTHLDMSEDQARKRAVAMLEEVGIDDAENRVDQYPHQFSGGMRQRVVIALALCAEPEMVIADEPTTALDVSIQAQILDLIRKLCKERNVGVIIITHDMGVIAEITDRVAVMYRGKIVELGETEQVLGRPEHPYTKSLMAAVPRSDVKLDRFPRVSYSDGEVKKHQHIDIQSHWLGKAQAKISENTGSLVRCENITMRFTSRYSVIPSWRKYLTAVNDVSFDIKRGEIFGVVGESGSGKSTVARMIAGLYTPSAGKIYFDDTAVSTLKTDKELDPFRRQIQMIFQDPYSSLNPRMRVFDVIAEPIRHHKLAESKEQVTQIVEDLLEHVELGRAAAWKYPHEFSGGQRQRISIARALATRPRFLICDEPTSALDVSIQAQILNLLKDLQQELGLTMLFISHDLPVIRQMCDRVAVMQNGKIMEIAETETLFTAPQHPYTKRLLELMPTLNFDVAV; via the coding sequence ATGGCGCTTCTCAACATCAAGGGCATGCGCATCGAGTTTCCCTCGCGGCGCGGCACCGTCGAGGCGGTGAAGGGTATCGACCTCACGGTCAATGGCGGCGAGATCGTCGGCGTGGTCGGCGAATCCGGTGCCGGCAAATCGACCATCGGCAATGCCGTCATCGGCCTGCTGGAGGCACCGGGACGCATGACCGGCGGCGAGGTTGAACTGCATGGCGAGCGGATCGACCAGCTGCCTTTCCAGGCGATGCAGAAGATCCGGGGCCGCAAGATCGGCATGATCTTCCAGGACCCGCTGACCAGCCTGAACCCGCTGTTCACCGTGGGCCAGCAGCTGGTCGAGACGGTCCGCACCCATCTCGATATGAGCGAGGATCAGGCGCGCAAGCGTGCCGTCGCGATGCTGGAGGAAGTCGGCATCGACGATGCGGAGAACCGCGTCGATCAGTATCCGCACCAGTTTTCCGGCGGCATGCGGCAGCGCGTCGTCATCGCGCTGGCTCTGTGCGCCGAGCCGGAAATGGTGATCGCCGATGAGCCGACCACCGCGCTCGACGTGTCGATCCAGGCGCAGATCCTCGACCTGATCCGCAAGCTCTGCAAGGAGCGCAATGTCGGCGTCATCATCATCACCCACGATATGGGCGTGATCGCCGAGATCACCGACCGTGTCGCCGTGATGTATCGCGGCAAGATCGTGGAACTTGGCGAGACCGAGCAGGTGCTGGGCCGGCCGGAGCATCCCTACACCAAGAGCCTGATGGCCGCGGTGCCGCGCTCCGACGTGAAGCTGGACCGCTTCCCCCGCGTCTCCTACTCCGACGGCGAGGTGAAGAAGCACCAGCATATCGACATCCAGTCGCACTGGCTGGGCAAGGCGCAGGCCAAGATCTCGGAGAATACCGGGTCGCTGGTGCGCTGCGAGAATATCACCATGCGGTTTACCAGCCGCTATTCGGTGATCCCGTCCTGGCGGAAATATCTCACCGCCGTCAATGACGTGTCCTTCGACATCAAGCGCGGCGAAATCTTCGGCGTGGTCGGCGAGAGCGGCAGCGGCAAATCCACCGTGGCCCGGATGATTGCCGGTCTCTATACGCCCAGCGCCGGCAAGATCTATTTCGACGACACGGCGGTCAGCACGCTGAAGACCGACAAGGAGCTGGACCCGTTCCGCCGGCAGATCCAGATGATCTTCCAGGATCCCTATTCCTCGCTCAATCCGCGCATGCGGGTGTTCGACGTGATCGCCGAGCCGATCCGCCATCACAAGCTGGCCGAGAGCAAGGAGCAGGTGACGCAGATCGTCGAGGATCTGCTGGAGCATGTGGAGCTGGGCCGCGCCGCGGCCTGGAAATACCCGCATGAATTCTCCGGCGGACAGCGCCAGCGCATCTCCATCGCCCGCGCGCTTGCGACCCGGCCGCGCTTCCTGATCTGCGACGAGCCGACCTCGGCGCTCGACGTGTCGATCCAGGCGCAGATCCTGAACCTGCTGAAGGATTTGCAGCAGGAGCTGGGGCTGACCATGCTATTCATCAGCCATGACCTGCCGGTGATCCGCCAGATGTGCGACCGCGTGGCGGTCATGCAGAACGGCAAGATCATGGAGATCGCGGAGACCGAGACTTTGTTCACGGCACCGCAGCACCCCTACACCAAGCGGCTGCTGGAACTGATGCCGACGCTCAATTTCGACGTCGCGGTCTGA
- a CDS encoding ABC transporter permease, whose translation MLRLVPPLTLLLFLGPIAAGLAGTLLPAFGYLPVLGLTLSPLDPWRMLLAAPGLGTALTLTLTSGLLSAAISYALAVGLCAAFHDRPWFTRLRLMLAPLLAVPHAALAIGFAFLIAPSGWIARMLSPWLTGWDRPPALATVADPHALALTAALVLKETPFLLLMMLAALNQVPSHRLMAVSRSLGYGPAVGWLKTVLPLVQKQIRLPLYAVLAYALSNVDMAIVLAPGTPPPLAVQLLRWFNDPDLAMRFPAAAGAVLLCVLVAFVIVLTRGIEALAGWLGRRWIAAGSRGQGGAGIRSAAGLGGCLALCLSVLALIGLGLWSLAGRWRYPDALPQTLTLSTWMRQGEALALPFWTTLWAGLAAVLIALALVLACLEHEQRRGRALSQRGLWLLYLPLLVPQVGFLFGVQVLLVIGRLDGSAVALVWSHLLFVLPYVYLALAAPYRALDARYERSARCLGAGPARVFWRVKLPILLRPILIAASIGFAVSVSQYLPTLFAGAGRYTTLTTEAVSLSAGADRRVVAVFAFAQGALPFLGFALALLLPAWLYRHRAGLRGSI comes from the coding sequence ATGCTGCGCCTTGTCCCGCCGCTGACCCTGCTGCTGTTCCTCGGCCCCATCGCCGCCGGGCTGGCCGGCACGCTGCTGCCTGCCTTTGGCTATCTGCCGGTGCTGGGCCTGACCCTGTCGCCGCTCGACCCCTGGCGGATGCTGCTGGCGGCACCGGGCCTCGGCACCGCGCTGACCCTCACCCTGACCAGCGGGTTGCTGTCCGCCGCGATCTCCTACGCGCTGGCGGTCGGTCTGTGCGCCGCCTTCCATGACCGCCCCTGGTTCACCCGGCTGCGCCTCATGCTGGCGCCACTGCTGGCGGTGCCACATGCCGCGCTGGCCATCGGCTTCGCCTTCCTGATCGCGCCCAGCGGCTGGATCGCGCGGATGCTCTCGCCCTGGCTGACCGGCTGGGACCGCCCGCCGGCACTGGCCACCGTGGCCGATCCCCATGCGCTGGCGCTCACCGCCGCCCTGGTGCTGAAGGAAACGCCCTTCCTGCTGCTGATGATGCTGGCCGCGCTGAACCAGGTGCCATCTCACCGGCTGATGGCGGTGTCGCGCTCGCTGGGCTACGGGCCGGCGGTGGGCTGGCTGAAGACGGTACTGCCGCTGGTGCAAAAGCAGATCCGGCTGCCGCTCTATGCCGTGCTGGCCTATGCGCTGTCCAATGTCGATATGGCCATCGTGCTGGCGCCGGGCACGCCGCCGCCGCTGGCGGTGCAGCTGCTGCGCTGGTTCAACGACCCCGACCTTGCGATGCGCTTTCCTGCCGCTGCCGGGGCGGTGCTGCTGTGCGTGCTGGTGGCGTTCGTCATTGTGCTGACGCGGGGCATCGAGGCGCTGGCCGGTTGGCTGGGCCGGCGCTGGATCGCCGCCGGATCGCGCGGGCAGGGCGGGGCTGGCATCCGCAGCGCCGCCGGGCTTGGCGGCTGCCTGGCGCTTTGCCTGTCGGTGCTGGCGCTGATCGGGCTGGGGCTGTGGTCACTGGCCGGACGATGGCGCTATCCCGACGCGCTGCCGCAGACCCTCACCCTCTCGACCTGGATGCGGCAGGGCGAGGCGCTGGCCCTGCCGTTCTGGACCACGCTGTGGGCCGGCCTGGCGGCGGTGCTGATCGCGCTGGCCCTGGTGCTGGCCTGCCTGGAGCATGAGCAGCGGCGCGGCCGGGCGCTCAGCCAGCGCGGGCTGTGGCTGCTCTACCTGCCGCTGCTGGTGCCGCAGGTGGGGTTCCTGTTCGGCGTGCAGGTGCTGCTGGTGATCGGCCGGCTGGACGGCAGCGCTGTGGCGCTGGTGTGGAGCCATCTGCTGTTCGTGCTGCCCTATGTCTATCTGGCGCTGGCCGCCCCCTACCGCGCGCTCGATGCGCGCTATGAACGCAGCGCGCGTTGCCTTGGCGCCGGGCCGGCACGGGTTTTCTGGCGGGTGAAGCTGCCGATCCTGCTGCGCCCCATCCTGATCGCAGCCTCCATCGGCTTCGCCGTTTCGGTCAGCCAGTATCTGCCGACCCTGTTCGCCGGCGCCGGGCGCTATACCACCCTGACGACCGAGGCGGTCAGCCTGTCCGCCGGCGCCGACCGGCGCGTCGTTGCCGTCTTCGCCTTCGCGCAGGGTGCCCTGCCCTTCCTCGGGTTCGCGCTGGCGCTGCTGCTGCCGGCGTGGCTCTATCGGCACCGGGCGGGCCTCAGGGGTAGCATATGA
- a CDS encoding ATP-binding cassette domain-containing protein — protein sequence MTGYRLELQGVALHLNGERLLGPLTLDVGPGEVATIMGPSGSGKSSLLAFLCGMLPPAFTAEGRVLVDGEDLAPLPAERRRIGILFQDDLLFPHLSVGDNLAFGLPPTVRGRSERIARIAEALAEADLAGFADRDPATLSGGQRARAALMRTLLSDPRLLLLDEPFSKLDAALRARFRAFVFDHARRRGLPVLLVTHDPADAESAANRGKIVTLA from the coding sequence ATGACGGGTTACAGGCTGGAATTGCAGGGCGTGGCGCTGCATCTGAACGGCGAGAGGCTGCTCGGGCCGCTGACCCTCGATGTCGGCCCCGGCGAGGTGGCGACGATCATGGGGCCGAGCGGGTCCGGCAAGTCCAGCCTGCTGGCCTTCCTGTGCGGCATGCTGCCGCCCGCCTTCACCGCCGAGGGCCGGGTGCTGGTCGATGGCGAGGATCTGGCACCGCTGCCGGCGGAGAGGCGGCGCATCGGCATCCTGTTCCAGGACGATCTGCTGTTCCCGCATCTCTCGGTCGGCGACAATCTCGCCTTCGGCCTGCCGCCCACGGTGCGCGGCCGCAGCGAACGCATCGCGCGCATCGCGGAGGCGCTGGCGGAGGCCGACCTCGCCGGCTTCGCCGACCGCGACCCGGCCACCCTGTCGGGCGGGCAGCGCGCGCGGGCGGCGCTGATGCGCACGTTGCTGTCCGATCCCCGCCTTTTGCTGCTGGACGAACCGTTCAGCAAGCTGGACGCGGCCTTGCGCGCGCGGTTCCGCGCCTTCGTGTTCGATCATGCACGGCGCCGCGGCCTGCCGGTCCTGCTGGTCACGCATGATCCGGCGGATGCGGAATCGGCGGCAAACCGCGGTAAAATCGTCACGCTGGCCTGA